GTCATCGAAATCGGAATGCCCTTCTCCGACCCCGTGGCCGACGGCCCCGTGGTGGAACATGCCTCGCTCCAATGCCTGGAGGCCGGGGTGAATCTCAAGTGGGTCCTGGCCGAACTGGCCGCGCGCAAGGGCCGCTACACGGCCGGGCTGGTCCTGATGGGCTACCTGAACCCGGTGTTGCAGTATGGGCTGGCCGCCTTCGCCCGCGACGCCGCCAGCGCCGGGGTCCACGGCGTCATCCTGGCCGACGTGCCCTTCGAGGAGAGCGGCCTCATCCGCCAGGCCCTGGAGCCGGAAGGGCTGGCGCTCATCCCGCTGGTGGGACTGAACACCCTGCCCGGGCGCATGGCCCTGTACGCAAGCCAGGCGCGCGGCTTCGCCTACTTCGTGTCCGTGCTGGGCACCACGGGTGTGCGCAGCCAATTCGACACCGGCCTGCCGCCGGAGGTGCGCGAAGGCCTGGCTCGCGCCAAAGAGGCCTTCGCCGTGCCCGTGGCCCTGGGCTTCGGCCTCAAGCACCCGGACCAGCTGAAGGAACTCGACGGACTGGTGGACGCGGCCGTGTTCGGCAGCGCCCTCATCCGGCACATCGCCCAGGGCGGCGACTCCGCCGGGTTCATGAAGGTATGGAAATAGGGTGAACCGGGGGAGGCGCAAGAGCCTCCCCCCCTAGCGCCCCCGCGTCACCCACAGGATTGCGCAGCCGCCCAGGGCCATGACCCCGGCGATGAACAGGAAGCCCATGTGGTGGCTGCCGGTGGCGTCGCGCACCACGCCCACCAGGGTCGGGCCCACAAAGCCGCCCGCG
This genomic stretch from Humidesulfovibrio mexicanus harbors:
- the trpA gene encoding tryptophan synthase subunit alpha codes for the protein MSTDILTKRIAAARAAGRLALVPFLPAGYPDKQRFWDEIDALDASGADVIEIGMPFSDPVADGPVVEHASLQCLEAGVNLKWVLAELAARKGRYTAGLVLMGYLNPVLQYGLAAFARDAASAGVHGVILADVPFEESGLIRQALEPEGLALIPLVGLNTLPGRMALYASQARGFAYFVSVLGTTGVRSQFDTGLPPEVREGLARAKEAFAVPVALGFGLKHPDQLKELDGLVDAAVFGSALIRHIAQGGDSAGFMKVWK